In one Corallococcus silvisoli genomic region, the following are encoded:
- a CDS encoding M13 family metallopeptidase — MQRSLFGAGLCGLLALCPGTPADAGDSVELSRFMSNLADPTLDPCTDFYQYACARWLGQNPIPADQGFWTTTSNLKLWNQTVLRETLEHASRLEPSPSPAMRQIGDYWTACMDEAGVERAGLGALAADLRRIDGLRSKAALAAEVARLHLSAPNSTGGFNKNDTGTPAALFGFGPTQDFADSTLLVAAIDQGGLGLPGRDYYVSEDPRLQEQRARYREHVREMFILAGASPEGAARDADAVLGIETALARASMDAVARRDPKKLDNVRTLVQVRAATPSFNWAAYLKAVGAPAARHYIVATPGFLDAVERLIQRESLSHWKAYLRWWALHGRAEALPKAFVDENFSFYGRVLSGARELRPRWRRCVAYADRDLGEALGQAYVSRALPRSSKEQVEAMVETIEQTLDAQLGRLDWMTPETRAAARAKLRTLENKVGYPARFRDSSQIKVSRTDFLGNVAQATGFEVRRQLAKIGRPVDRAEWSQTPPTINAYCDAQLNSVNFSAGILQPPLFDPSLDLSVNYGAIGVVIGHEVIHGFDDQGRKFDGLGNLRDWWTAEDARRYDERVDCIARQYTRELPWLGIKTNGRFTLGEDTADNGGVHIAFLALQSALRKEGRSLDDVGADGLTARQRFFLSFAFSWCSADRPEAARRHVLTNPHSLPRFRVNNSLANFPAFQESFACKAGSPMSRGADACQVW, encoded by the coding sequence ATGCAACGTTCCCTCTTTGGCGCGGGCCTTTGTGGCCTGCTGGCGCTGTGCCCTGGCACCCCTGCGGACGCGGGTGACTCCGTCGAACTCAGCCGGTTCATGTCGAACCTCGCGGACCCGACGCTCGACCCATGCACGGACTTCTATCAATACGCGTGCGCGCGCTGGCTCGGCCAGAACCCAATTCCCGCGGACCAGGGCTTCTGGACCACCACCTCCAATCTCAAGCTCTGGAACCAGACGGTGCTTCGCGAGACCCTGGAGCATGCGTCCAGGCTCGAGCCATCGCCCTCCCCCGCCATGCGACAGATCGGGGACTACTGGACGGCTTGCATGGACGAAGCCGGTGTGGAACGGGCGGGTCTGGGCGCGCTCGCCGCGGACCTACGCCGCATTGATGGCCTGCGGAGCAAGGCGGCGCTCGCGGCCGAGGTCGCCCGGCTTCACCTGTCGGCACCGAACTCAACGGGCGGCTTCAACAAGAACGACACGGGCACTCCGGCAGCGCTCTTTGGGTTCGGTCCCACGCAGGACTTCGCGGACTCCACCCTCCTTGTCGCGGCGATCGACCAGGGAGGTCTGGGGCTCCCCGGTCGTGACTACTACGTGTCGGAAGACCCCAGGCTCCAGGAGCAGCGCGCGCGGTATCGGGAACACGTCCGCGAGATGTTCATCCTGGCCGGTGCGTCGCCTGAGGGTGCGGCGCGGGATGCCGACGCGGTGCTCGGAATCGAGACGGCGCTCGCCCGGGCCTCCATGGATGCCGTCGCGCGACGGGACCCGAAGAAGCTCGACAACGTGCGCACGCTCGTGCAGGTGAGGGCGGCGACGCCGTCCTTCAACTGGGCGGCGTACCTCAAGGCCGTGGGCGCGCCCGCCGCCCGTCACTATATCGTGGCGACCCCTGGCTTCCTCGACGCGGTCGAGCGGCTGATTCAGCGTGAGTCGCTCAGCCACTGGAAGGCCTATTTGCGGTGGTGGGCCCTCCACGGCAGGGCGGAGGCCCTTCCCAAGGCGTTCGTCGACGAGAACTTCAGCTTCTATGGGCGCGTGCTCTCCGGTGCTCGGGAGCTGCGCCCACGCTGGCGCCGCTGCGTCGCGTACGCGGACAGGGACCTGGGAGAGGCCCTGGGACAGGCCTATGTGAGCCGCGCCCTCCCGCGCTCCAGCAAGGAGCAGGTGGAGGCGATGGTCGAGACGATCGAGCAGACGCTCGACGCCCAGCTCGGGCGGCTCGACTGGATGACCCCGGAGACGCGCGCGGCGGCGCGAGCCAAGCTCCGGACCCTCGAGAACAAGGTCGGCTACCCGGCGCGCTTCCGCGACTCCTCCCAGATCAAGGTGAGCCGAACGGACTTTCTCGGCAACGTCGCCCAGGCGACCGGGTTCGAGGTCCGCCGGCAGCTCGCGAAGATTGGAAGGCCTGTCGACCGCGCGGAGTGGTCGCAGACTCCGCCGACCATCAACGCCTACTGCGACGCGCAGCTCAACTCCGTCAACTTCTCCGCGGGCATCCTCCAGCCGCCCTTGTTCGACCCCTCGCTCGACCTCTCCGTCAACTACGGCGCCATTGGCGTGGTGATTGGCCACGAGGTCATCCACGGGTTCGATGACCAGGGCCGCAAGTTCGACGGCCTGGGAAACCTCCGCGACTGGTGGACCGCGGAGGATGCGAGGCGATACGACGAGCGGGTGGACTGCATCGCGCGGCAGTACACCCGGGAGCTGCCCTGGCTGGGCATCAAGACGAACGGGCGGTTCACCCTGGGAGAGGACACCGCCGATAACGGCGGGGTTCACATCGCGTTCCTGGCGCTCCAATCCGCGCTCCGGAAAGAGGGAAGATCCCTGGATGACGTTGGCGCCGACGGACTCACCGCCCGTCAGCGATTCTTCCTCTCCTTCGCCTTCTCCTGGTGCTCCGCGGATCGCCCGGAGGCTGCCCGCCGCCACGTGCTCACCAACCCCCACTCACTCCCCAGGTTCCGCGTGAACAACTCCCTGGCGAACTTCCCCGCGTTCCAGGAGTCCTTCGCTTGCAAGGCGGGGAGCCCCATGTCGCGAGGCGCCGACGCCTGCCAGGTGTGGTGA
- a CDS encoding integrase core domain-containing protein: MGFRLFWRWKSRCQVGRPRATQELRALIRRMADANPTWGAPRIHGELLKLGMEVGQTTVARYMPRPGREAPKPSPTWRNFLRLHLAESAGMDFFVIPTATFGVLLGFVVVSHRDRRVLHLNVTAHPTEEWTKQQLREAFPWGNVPRYLHRDRDKLYSEGVRATLTHLGIREVPSAARCPWQNPDAERVIGSIRRELLGHVVVLNEAHARRLLREYQRYYNASRTHLALGKDTPERREVQGPEHGAKVIELREVFGLHHRYERRAA, encoded by the coding sequence ATGGGCTTTCGGCTCTTCTGGCGCTGGAAGTCCCGGTGCCAGGTGGGACGTCCTCGGGCAACCCAGGAACTGAGGGCGTTGATTCGGCGCATGGCCGACGCCAACCCGACCTGGGGTGCCCCGCGCATTCACGGGGAGTTGCTGAAGTTGGGGATGGAGGTAGGCCAGACAACGGTCGCTCGTTACATGCCCAGGCCGGGAAGGGAAGCGCCGAAACCATCACCAACATGGCGGAACTTCTTGCGCTTGCATCTGGCGGAGTCCGCGGGGATGGACTTCTTTGTCATTCCGACTGCGACGTTTGGAGTGTTGTTGGGATTTGTGGTTGTGAGTCACCGGGACAGGCGAGTCCTCCACCTCAATGTGACAGCGCACCCGACGGAAGAATGGACGAAGCAGCAGTTGCGAGAGGCCTTTCCCTGGGGCAATGTTCCAAGGTACTTGCACCGAGATAGGGACAAGCTCTACTCCGAGGGCGTGCGCGCCACGCTTACCCATTTGGGGATTCGCGAGGTGCCGAGTGCAGCACGGTGTCCGTGGCAGAATCCCGATGCGGAGAGAGTCATCGGCTCGATACGTAGGGAACTGCTGGGCCATGTCGTCGTCCTGAACGAAGCCCACGCTCGGCGCCTGCTGCGTGAGTACCAGCGCTACTACAATGCGAGCCGGACGCACTTGGCGCTTGGGAAGGATACGCCGGAGAGGCGTGAAGTGCAGGGGCCGGAGCACGGAGCCAAGGTGATTGAGCTGCGGGAAGTCTTCGGGCTCCACCATCGGTACGAGCGCCGAGCTGCGTAG